Proteins from one Homalodisca vitripennis isolate AUS2020 chromosome 3, UT_GWSS_2.1, whole genome shotgun sequence genomic window:
- the LOC124357711 gene encoding adhesive plaque matrix protein-like translates to MASLQVFSTICFVSITQTLASHLLYAPHSVHDHYAHPNYLFNYGVNDLKTGDIKSQWEHRDGDKVRGQYSLVEADGSVRTVEYTADDHNGFNAVVSKTGLNLHAVKPVVTVAKPVVPVVPAYKPVYAPTVVHKPLYPEVPYVPPTLEPDFQPLYPSFSKPLTPTLTEFKPFSPSYPDYFGGSVGTYPFLYSSGLYPNIDGFKFELSTPKPKVPSVNNPGPVLFPKIPGEDLENPPPDQTSGVVIPKEVVTVSRKPKAFRTPVNVRKHRPSSGSHLSLSSSIGYSYPKPAVRLYH, encoded by the exons GTGTTCAGCACGATATGCTTCGTGTCAATAACACAGACCCTCGCCAGTCATCTGCTGTACGCACCCCACAGCGTCCATGACCATTAC GCCCACCCAAACTATCTATTTAACTATGGCGTGAACGACCTGAAGACTGGCGACATCAAGTCACAATGGGAGCACCGCGACGGAGACAAGGTGCGAGGCCAGTATAGCCTTGTGGAGGCGGACGGCTCTGTACGGACTGTGGAGTACACGGCAGACGATCACAATGGCTTCAACGCCGTAGTTTCCAAAACAGGCCTGAACTTACATGCCGTCAAACCGGTTGTAACGGTTGCAAAACCGGTCGTGCCGGTAGTCCCGGCATACAAACCGGTTTACGCCCCTACTGTTGTGCACAAACCACTCTATCCAGAAGTTCCTTACGTCCCTCCCACATTGGAACCTGATTTTCAGCCTTTGTATCCTTCATTCAGTAAGCCTCTCACTCCCACCCTAACGGAGTTTAAACCGTTCTCTCCTTCTTATCCTGACTATTTTGGAGGCTCCGTGGGGACATATCCTTTTCTGTATTCGAGTGGTCTGTACCCAAACATAGATGGATTTAAGTTCGAGTTATCGACTCCGAAGCCGAAGGTCCCATCCGTGAACAATCCTGGACCAGTTCTCTTCCCCAAGATTCCGGGGGAAGACTTAGAGAATCCTCCTCCTGATCAGACTTCAGGAGTTGTCATTCCGAAAGAGGTCGTCACAGTTAGCAGAAAACCCAAAGCTTTCAGGACTCCTGTGAATGTCCGAAAACACCGCCCATCCTCTGGGAGCCATTTGTCTCTTTCCTCCAGCATAGGATATTCCTATCCCAAGCCCGCTGTTCGATTGTATCACTAG